The Prochlorococcus sp. MIT 1300 genome has a window encoding:
- a CDS encoding DUF3104 domain-containing protein — translation MCNYSTGVLVTGMAVAVFLTVQVGDYVIVSEACDLHSDGWWLGQVLFVQGGARKSEHQTLFQVANIDTGVIHWINADLVINKFSA, via the coding sequence ATGTGCAATTATAGTACAGGTGTACTGGTGACTGGTATGGCTGTAGCCGTTTTTTTGACCGTTCAAGTAGGTGATTATGTGATTGTTTCTGAGGCTTGTGATTTACATTCCGATGGATGGTGGTTGGGGCAGGTGCTTTTTGTTCAAGGGGGTGCCAGAAAATCTGAGCATCAAACTTTATTCCAAGTGGCCAATATTGATACAGGTGTGATCCATTGGATAAATGCTGACTTAGTTATAAATAAATTTTCTGCTTAG
- a CDS encoding TIGR02450 family Trp-rich protein yields MKWPPNKSWTSTTPRNGFRHFVALNYGGKGRDRWIEMVAVLDAKTTLRVSLKELKLTNKWKSGWLQLPKDESVMPTMPTNTEKPYKSNDINHLYTSIDWDERDW; encoded by the coding sequence ATGAAATGGCCACCAAATAAATCATGGACCAGCACAACACCTAGAAACGGATTCCGGCACTTCGTAGCCTTAAATTATGGAGGAAAAGGCAGGGATCGTTGGATCGAGATGGTCGCAGTTCTTGATGCTAAAACGACCCTTCGCGTCAGCCTTAAAGAACTGAAGCTAACAAACAAGTGGAAATCCGGATGGCTTCAACTCCCTAAAGATGAATCTGTTATGCCAACAATGCCAACAAACACTGAAAAACCATACAAAAGCAATGATATAAACCACCTTTATACATCAATTGATTGGGATGAAAGAGACTGGTAA
- a CDS encoding DUF2103 domain-containing protein has protein sequence MGRVVITHSTYIKGLIPVLKALSNDPGIKTITPGEIKRVKGQSPKLRLRISTSILGGYKILARRGTSAQEVFIITILGKSELEERVEKILKIFEK, from the coding sequence TTGGGAAGGGTCGTAATTACTCACAGCACATACATAAAGGGGCTTATCCCAGTCCTTAAGGCACTTTCCAACGATCCGGGAATTAAAACCATTACTCCCGGTGAAATAAAAAGAGTCAAAGGTCAATCGCCTAAACTTCGCTTACGAATATCCACATCCATACTCGGTGGATACAAAATCCTTGCAAGACGAGGTACCTCCGCTCAAGAGGTATTCATTATTACCATCTTGGGTAAATCGGAATTGGAGGAAAGAGTAGAAAAAATCCTAAAAATTTTCGAAAAATAG
- the clpS gene encoding ATP-dependent Clp protease adapter ClpS, giving the protein MSFAAPSGTTLLERQKESQRYPEARVIVLNDDINTFDHVVESLTKIIPGMTEDRAWTLATKIDQEGSAEVWCGPLEQAELYHQQLLSKGLTMAPIERC; this is encoded by the coding sequence ATGTCATTCGCTGCTCCTAGTGGTACCACCCTCCTTGAACGTCAAAAGGAGTCGCAACGCTACCCAGAAGCACGCGTAATAGTCCTCAATGACGATATCAATACTTTTGATCACGTTGTCGAGAGCCTTACAAAAATCATCCCAGGAATGACAGAAGACAGAGCCTGGACTCTCGCGACAAAAATTGACCAAGAAGGATCTGCTGAAGTCTGGTGCGGTCCTTTAGAACAAGCTGAGCTTTATCACCAACAATTACTAAGCAAAGGGTTGACAATGGCTCCAATTGAAAGATGTTAG
- the petN gene encoding cytochrome b6-f complex subunit PetN, translated as MLFTFAWAALAAVFSFSIAMVVWGRNGDGSINF; from the coding sequence ATGCTATTCACGTTTGCCTGGGCTGCATTGGCTGCAGTATTTAGTTTTTCAATAGCAATGGTTGTTTGGGGGCGTAACGGCGACGGATCAATTAATTTCTAA
- the psb29 gene encoding photosystem II biogenesis protein Psp29, which produces MSLIGFHDLNGGINRAMVKRELNPARHLNDHKTISDSKRAFNKAFPYVIPALYRGFCDELLVELHLLSHQRSFKPDVFFAIGVSQAFNTFMRGYRPESHLEPLLRALCECNGFEHRSIRDQSTKALEAVKTCKLEQVKTSIRNNSNDLPLGLLESHKAFTPDNFHYSRIKAIGLITLLSNTSDKDLHDEKVLNQITIELLESIGVPKSRIEKDLNLYSSNLERMAQAMDLIKDAKELEKRKKERISQGTNVEKLGPESLTASLFR; this is translated from the coding sequence GTGTCACTGATCGGTTTCCACGATCTTAACGGCGGGATCAACAGAGCTATGGTCAAAAGAGAATTGAATCCGGCAAGACACTTGAATGACCACAAGACCATCTCAGATAGCAAGCGTGCTTTCAATAAAGCATTTCCCTATGTAATACCAGCTCTATACAGAGGTTTCTGCGATGAACTATTGGTTGAACTGCATCTCCTGAGCCATCAAAGGAGCTTTAAACCAGATGTCTTTTTTGCAATTGGAGTAAGTCAAGCTTTTAACACCTTTATGAGGGGGTATCGCCCAGAATCCCATTTAGAGCCCTTGCTAAGGGCTCTATGTGAATGTAATGGGTTCGAACACAGATCAATAAGGGATCAATCGACAAAAGCTCTTGAAGCGGTGAAGACGTGCAAATTAGAACAAGTCAAAACATCTATCAGAAACAACAGCAATGACCTCCCATTAGGATTGTTAGAGAGTCACAAGGCTTTCACCCCTGACAATTTCCACTATTCGCGTATCAAGGCCATTGGTCTAATAACTTTGCTAAGCAACACCTCAGATAAAGACCTACATGACGAAAAGGTGCTAAATCAAATAACCATTGAACTTTTAGAATCTATTGGTGTCCCCAAATCACGAATAGAAAAAGACCTTAATCTGTATTCATCAAACCTAGAAAGGATGGCTCAAGCAATGGATTTGATAAAAGATGCCAAGGAACTAGAAAAAAGAAAGAAAGAGAGAATTTCTCAAGGAACAAACGTTGAAAAGCTAGGTCCTGAATCACTAACAGCAAGTCTATTTAGATAA
- the clpP gene encoding ATP-dependent Clp endopeptidase proteolytic subunit ClpP, whose amino-acid sequence MIPIVIEESGRGERAFDIYSRLLRERIIFLGEPVTSDSANRIVAQLLFLEAEDPDKDIYLYINSPGGSVYDGLGIFDTMQHVKPDIQTVCVGLAASMGAFLLCAGAKGKRSSLQHSRIMIHQPLGGARGQASDIRIQADEILFLKDRLNKELSDRTGQSLDRIQEDTDRDFFMSPSEAVNYGLIDSVIDKRPVRPV is encoded by the coding sequence ATGATCCCGATTGTGATTGAAGAGTCGGGCCGAGGAGAAAGGGCCTTTGATATTTACTCAAGACTGCTTCGAGAGAGAATTATTTTTTTAGGGGAGCCTGTAACTAGTGACTCTGCTAATCGAATAGTCGCTCAACTCCTTTTTCTAGAAGCTGAGGATCCTGATAAGGATATTTACCTGTATATAAATTCTCCAGGGGGTTCCGTTTATGACGGACTAGGGATTTTCGATACTATGCAGCATGTAAAACCTGACATACAAACAGTCTGTGTTGGTCTTGCGGCAAGCATGGGGGCTTTTTTACTTTGTGCAGGGGCTAAGGGAAAACGTAGCAGTCTTCAACATTCTCGAATAATGATTCATCAGCCACTTGGTGGAGCAAGAGGCCAGGCTAGTGATATTCGTATTCAGGCCGATGAAATTTTATTTCTCAAAGACCGATTAAATAAGGAACTTTCAGATCGAACTGGTCAGTCTCTTGATCGTATTCAGGAAGATACAGATAGGGATTTCTTTATGTCCCCTTCAGAGGCTGTAAATTATGGTTTGATTGATAGTGTTATAGATAAGAGGCCTGTAAGACCTGTTTAG
- the ftsH gene encoding ATP-dependent zinc metalloprotease FtsH: MNQRWRIIALWLIPLAMGILLFWQVLGSSEVKNLKSSSPAAVPMNTAVGRMSYGRFLDYIESGRVTSVDIYEGGRNAVVEAVDPDLDNRVQRLRVDLPGLAPELINTLKTEGISFDIHPVRTTPPALGILGNLLFPLLLIGGLILLARRSNSMPGGPGQAMQFGKTKARFAMDADTGVKFDDVAGVSEAKQDLQEVVTFLKQPERFTSVGAQIPKGVLLIGPPGTGKTLLAKAIAGEAGVPFFSLSGSEFVEMFVGVGASRVRDLFKRAKENSPCLIFIDEIDAVGRQRGAGIGGGNDEREQTLNQLLTEMDGFEGNSGIIIIAATNRPDVLDSALMRPGRFDRQVTVDAPDIKGRLSILKVHSRNKKLEESLSLESIARRTPGFTGADLANLLNEAAILTARRRKDHITLTEIDDAVDRIIAGMEGQPLTDGRSKRLIAYHEVGHALVGTLVKAHDPVQKVTLIPRGQAQGLTWFSPDEDQTLVSRAQLKARIMGALGGRAAEDLVFGHAEVTTGAGGDIQQVASMARQMVTRFGMSDLGPVSLEGSSQEVFLGRDLMTRSDISDAIAKQIDEQIRRMVKTSYQETIELIKPHRELMDRLVELIIEKETIDGEEFKDVVSKYVDIPDKERTAPIL, encoded by the coding sequence ATGAATCAGCGTTGGAGAATTATTGCTCTATGGCTCATCCCACTAGCAATGGGAATTCTTCTGTTTTGGCAAGTACTCGGAAGCTCTGAAGTCAAGAACCTCAAGTCAAGTTCACCTGCTGCAGTCCCAATGAATACAGCTGTGGGAAGGATGAGCTACGGACGCTTCCTGGACTATATAGAGTCCGGCAGAGTCACCTCAGTAGACATTTATGAAGGGGGAAGGAACGCAGTAGTAGAAGCTGTAGATCCAGATCTTGACAATAGGGTTCAAAGGCTACGAGTCGACTTACCAGGACTAGCTCCAGAATTAATCAATACGTTAAAAACAGAAGGCATAAGCTTTGATATCCATCCAGTTAGAACAACGCCTCCAGCATTAGGAATACTTGGAAATCTTCTATTCCCGCTACTACTGATAGGGGGCCTGATCCTGCTGGCTAGAAGGTCTAATTCAATGCCAGGAGGTCCTGGGCAGGCAATGCAATTTGGCAAAACCAAGGCACGTTTTGCAATGGATGCTGATACAGGTGTCAAATTTGATGATGTTGCTGGCGTATCTGAAGCCAAGCAAGACCTTCAAGAGGTAGTTACTTTCCTAAAACAACCTGAAAGGTTTACATCTGTCGGAGCACAAATTCCCAAAGGCGTACTTTTAATAGGACCACCAGGAACAGGTAAAACACTTTTAGCAAAAGCCATTGCCGGAGAAGCCGGAGTTCCATTTTTCTCACTATCTGGCTCAGAATTTGTTGAAATGTTCGTTGGAGTTGGTGCAAGTAGAGTCAGAGATTTATTTAAAAGAGCCAAAGAAAACAGCCCATGCTTGATATTTATTGACGAAATTGATGCAGTTGGACGACAGCGGGGTGCTGGGATTGGAGGAGGCAATGATGAACGGGAACAAACACTAAATCAATTATTAACTGAAATGGATGGTTTCGAAGGTAATAGTGGAATTATCATTATTGCAGCTACAAATCGTCCTGATGTACTTGACTCTGCGTTAATGCGTCCTGGAAGATTTGATAGACAAGTCACAGTAGATGCACCAGATATAAAAGGCAGGTTATCTATTCTTAAGGTTCATTCAAGGAACAAGAAGCTAGAGGAAAGTCTATCTCTTGAAAGCATTGCAAGAAGAACACCTGGCTTTACTGGTGCCGATCTAGCGAACTTGTTGAATGAAGCAGCAATCCTCACCGCAAGAAGAAGAAAAGACCATATAACTCTTACTGAAATAGATGATGCTGTTGATAGAATAATTGCCGGGATGGAAGGTCAACCATTAACAGATGGCAGAAGTAAAAGATTAATCGCCTATCACGAAGTAGGACATGCGCTTGTAGGCACACTAGTTAAGGCTCATGACCCAGTTCAAAAAGTAACTCTTATTCCTAGAGGTCAGGCCCAAGGTCTCACTTGGTTCTCCCCAGATGAAGATCAAACCTTGGTCAGTCGAGCACAATTAAAAGCAAGAATAATGGGGGCCTTAGGAGGTAGAGCTGCTGAAGATTTAGTCTTTGGGCACGCTGAGGTAACAACCGGAGCAGGAGGAGACATTCAACAAGTTGCCTCAATGGCAAGGCAGATGGTCACAAGATTTGGCATGAGTGATCTCGGTCCTGTATCTCTCGAAGGCAGTAGCCAAGAAGTATTTCTTGGCAGAGATTTAATGACCAGGTCTGATATTTCTGATGCAATTGCTAAACAAATAGACGAGCAAATTAGGCGAATGGTAAAAACCTCCTACCAAGAGACAATTGAATTAATAAAACCTCATAGAGAATTAATGGATAGGTTGGTAGAACTTATAATCGAAAAAGAGACAATAGATGGAGAAGAATTCAAAGATGTAGTCTCTAAATATGTAGATATACCTGACAAAGAGAGAACAGCTCCAATTCTTTAG